A single genomic interval of Labeo rohita strain BAU-BD-2019 chromosome 13, IGBB_LRoh.1.0, whole genome shotgun sequence harbors:
- the LOC127174758 gene encoding cytochrome c oxidase assembly factor 8, whose protein sequence is MNVKTGSYLIFRSVRPCYTRALLSLRSPCRGHRQSSSQPPKHAKRAERTGFSPAASSKYDWIGPPDRLSNLRPIIYHIPENETPLERKLRHLRQETEDWNHEFWTKQNFTFTKEKEEYVQSQLTTKGLSERDDDGRKRTLSSEEMAVFYKHFLDKNITRHASYNREWYRRNFTITLMMARVTLHNTWRILTGQTRGTGREKGRTT, encoded by the exons ATGAATGTAAAAACAGgtagttatttaatatttaggtCTGTGCGTCCGTGTTACACACGCGCTCTTCTGTCATTAAGGAGCCCCTGTCGAGGTCATCGACAAAGCTCAAGTCAACCACCAAAACATGCCAAACGAGCAGAG AGGACTGGATTCAGTCCAGCAGCCTCATCAAAATATGACTGGATCGGTCCACCAGACAGACTGTCAAACCTGAGGCCGATCATCTATCACATCCCAGAGAATGAGACCCCACTGGAAAGGAAGTTGAGGCATCTGAGACAGGAGACCGAAGACTGGAACCACGAGTTCTGGACCAAACAGAACTTTACATTTACCAAG GAAAAAGAAGAATATGTGCAATCACAACTGACCACAAAAGGGTTGTCAGAGAGAGATGATGATG GAAGGAAAAGGACTTTAAGCAGTGAGGAAATGGCAGTATTTTACAAACACTTTTTggacaaaaacatcacaaggcATGCCAGTTATAACAG GGAATGGTACAGACGCAATTTCACCATTACACTTATGATGGCGAGAGTCACTCTACATAACACATGGAGGATACTGACTGGACAGACGAGGGGAACCGGACGAGAGAAAGGCAGAACTacatga